The following coding sequences lie in one Leucobacter allii genomic window:
- a CDS encoding enoyl-CoA hydratase-related protein, with protein MNAQSDTAWTAQGDFTDISYRTTSDGIALITIERPEKRNAFRPLTSAELAHAFARARHDRNVRVVLLTGRGDAAFCAGADLSVRAGDRAGTDWPEHLSPASVSDVQLAIRRIEKPVIALVSGFAIGGGQVLHQVCDLSIAAEHAQFGQVGPRVGSFDGGYGINLLAKQIGHKRAKEIWFLCRRYTARNALEWGLVNAVVPAEELLDTGVAWARELLQMSPAALRLLKSSVNAEEDGLAGVAQLADDSCQLYYGTSEAAEGAAAFLERRAPDFTGVHAFD; from the coding sequence ATGAACGCTCAGTCAGACACCGCCTGGACCGCGCAGGGCGACTTCACCGACATCAGCTACCGGACCACCTCCGACGGGATCGCGCTCATCACGATCGAGCGCCCGGAGAAGCGCAATGCCTTCAGGCCGCTGACGAGCGCCGAGCTCGCCCACGCGTTCGCGCGGGCGAGGCACGATCGGAACGTGCGCGTCGTGCTGCTGACCGGCCGCGGAGACGCGGCCTTCTGCGCCGGAGCCGATCTCTCGGTCCGCGCCGGGGACCGTGCTGGAACGGATTGGCCTGAACATCTCAGCCCCGCGAGCGTCTCCGACGTCCAGCTGGCGATTCGGAGAATCGAGAAGCCCGTCATCGCACTGGTCTCGGGATTCGCCATCGGCGGCGGCCAGGTACTCCATCAGGTCTGCGATCTCTCGATCGCCGCCGAGCACGCCCAGTTCGGACAGGTCGGGCCGCGCGTCGGCAGCTTCGACGGCGGCTATGGGATCAATCTGCTCGCGAAGCAGATCGGGCACAAGCGCGCCAAGGAGATCTGGTTCCTCTGCCGTCGCTATACCGCCCGGAACGCCCTGGAGTGGGGCCTGGTCAACGCGGTCGTTCCCGCGGAGGAGCTCCTGGATACCGGCGTCGCCTGGGCCCGCGAACTCCTGCAGATGTCCCCCGCCGCGCTGCGTCTGCTCAAATCGAGCGTCAATGCCGAGGAGGACGGACTCGCCGGCGTCGCGCAGCTCGCGGACGACAGCTGTCAGCTCTACTACGGCACGAGCGAGGCCGCGGAGGGTGCTGCGGCCTTCCTCGAGCGCCGCGCCCCGGATTTCACGGGCGTGCACGCCTTCGACTGA
- a CDS encoding IclR family transcriptional regulator → MLERGLVILGALGEHPDGMVLTDIVKATGLPVSTTHRLLNIVVTTGFAAFDSATKRYTLGVRIFELASRVRSVQTISQIARPLMRELADLTGETIQLAVLADGSAMFLEKVGADRSITIRGTVGQREPLWATSTGKVLLAALEPEELATTLAGLELRAYTEHTITSRERLLETIAQVAEQDWALTDEEYDRDVRAIAVPVRNSDDRVAAALCIAGPKYRLDVGTLEGWLPELRETAHRIGVQLAP, encoded by the coding sequence ATGCTCGAACGCGGACTCGTCATTCTCGGTGCGCTCGGCGAGCATCCAGACGGCATGGTACTCACAGACATCGTGAAGGCCACCGGTCTCCCCGTCAGCACCACACACCGGCTCTTGAACATCGTCGTGACCACGGGTTTCGCCGCCTTCGACTCGGCGACCAAGCGCTACACCTTGGGCGTGAGGATCTTCGAGCTCGCCAGCCGGGTGCGCTCCGTGCAGACGATCTCGCAGATCGCCCGCCCGCTCATGCGCGAACTCGCCGATCTGACGGGAGAGACCATCCAGCTCGCAGTGCTCGCGGACGGGAGCGCCATGTTTCTGGAAAAGGTCGGGGCCGACCGCTCGATCACCATTCGAGGGACCGTCGGCCAACGCGAGCCGCTCTGGGCGACGTCCACGGGCAAAGTGCTGCTCGCGGCACTGGAACCGGAGGAACTGGCGACGACGCTCGCGGGCCTCGAACTCAGGGCATACACGGAGCACACCATCACCTCGCGCGAGCGGTTGCTCGAAACGATCGCTCAGGTCGCCGAGCAGGACTGGGCGCTGACCGACGAGGAGTACGATCGCGACGTGCGCGCCATCGCCGTGCCGGTCAGGAATTCCGATGACCGCGTGGCCGCGGCACTGTGCATCGCCGGACCGAAGTATCGTCTCGATGTCGGCACCCTGGAAGGCTGGCTGCCCGAGCTCCGAGAGACGGCCCATCGGATCGGCGTGCAGCTGGCCCCCTGA
- a CDS encoding LpqB family beta-propeller domain-containing protein, with the protein MSAKVQGGRGARTGRRLAAATGAVLALLLAGCTSIPGAGSVQTGLKDLERVEQASIRYNADGPVAGASQEDIARAFVVAAISPTDDYAVAREFLVPEYAAQWDPSYGVLVDDGSRSYTADGAAAGVMSLSATAKVDADGVLLPVGPGPETELRFEFERVGGEWRISSAPAGIILDSTKFQEIWTPQQLYFVGAGNVLVPETRWYLARSSLATEIVGALLDGPGERMREAVHSGFPAGTALVSSSVPIVDGRARIDLTAELLEAGAPAMAEVRQQLATSLQSVAGVTGFELLVEGTEVRDTPGGASSAPATVSEVSNPAVLTDGRFGTLVSGEFTELSGYAETIAEYEPSAITLALDESAAAVLGPEGATLLDDENSVLIDPRRELLAPAFDRLGFVWTVQATAPQTLQLTARDGTVTSVPAPWLAGRTPVAVRVSPDGARIAALVTSDADSQVLVAAVVRDDEGRPTGTSAEADTVLWAEGTPVDLDWTGQRGVVVLTAEGSTVRVSSCALGQFPSELGAVQGGARVTGGGARSQIRVLGADGALFAAQNSGWQRVDGGIEVLAKRG; encoded by the coding sequence ATGAGCGCGAAGGTGCAGGGCGGGCGCGGTGCCCGAACGGGCAGGCGGCTGGCTGCGGCGACCGGGGCGGTGCTCGCCCTGCTGCTGGCCGGCTGCACCTCGATCCCCGGCGCGGGATCGGTGCAGACGGGGCTGAAGGATCTGGAGCGCGTCGAGCAGGCCTCGATCCGCTACAACGCCGATGGTCCCGTCGCCGGGGCGAGCCAGGAGGACATCGCGCGCGCCTTCGTGGTCGCGGCGATCTCGCCCACCGACGACTACGCGGTCGCACGCGAGTTCCTCGTGCCCGAGTACGCCGCGCAGTGGGATCCGTCCTACGGCGTGCTCGTCGACGACGGCAGCCGGAGCTACACGGCCGACGGCGCCGCGGCCGGCGTGATGTCGCTGTCCGCGACCGCGAAGGTCGACGCCGACGGGGTGCTGCTTCCCGTGGGGCCCGGTCCGGAGACCGAGCTCCGGTTCGAGTTTGAGCGCGTCGGGGGCGAGTGGCGCATCTCCTCGGCCCCCGCGGGGATCATCCTGGACAGCACGAAGTTCCAGGAGATCTGGACGCCGCAGCAGCTCTACTTCGTCGGCGCGGGCAATGTGCTCGTGCCCGAGACCCGCTGGTACCTCGCCCGGTCCTCGCTCGCGACCGAGATCGTGGGAGCACTGCTGGACGGCCCCGGCGAGCGCATGCGGGAGGCGGTGCACAGCGGCTTCCCCGCGGGCACCGCGCTCGTGTCGAGCTCGGTGCCGATCGTGGACGGCCGCGCGCGGATCGATCTCACGGCGGAGCTCCTCGAGGCCGGAGCGCCCGCGATGGCGGAGGTGCGCCAGCAGCTGGCGACGAGTCTGCAGTCGGTGGCGGGGGTCACGGGCTTCGAGCTGCTCGTGGAGGGCACCGAGGTCCGCGACACGCCAGGCGGCGCGAGCTCTGCCCCCGCGACCGTGAGCGAGGTGTCGAACCCGGCGGTGCTCACCGACGGGCGCTTCGGCACGCTCGTCTCGGGAGAGTTCACCGAACTCTCCGGCTACGCCGAGACGATCGCGGAGTACGAGCCGAGCGCGATCACGCTCGCCCTCGACGAGAGCGCGGCTGCCGTGCTCGGGCCCGAGGGCGCGACCCTGCTCGACGACGAGAACAGCGTGCTCATCGATCCGCGCCGCGAGCTGCTCGCCCCCGCCTTCGACCGCCTGGGCTTCGTCTGGACCGTGCAGGCGACGGCGCCGCAGACGCTGCAGCTCACCGCCAGGGACGGCACGGTCACGAGTGTGCCGGCCCCCTGGCTCGCGGGGCGCACGCCCGTCGCCGTGCGCGTGTCGCCCGACGGCGCGCGGATCGCGGCGCTCGTGACGAGCGACGCGGACAGCCAGGTGCTCGTCGCGGCGGTCGTCCGCGACGACGAGGGGCGCCCGACGGGGACGAGCGCCGAGGCCGACACGGTGCTCTGGGCCGAGGGAACCCCGGTCGACCTCGACTGGACCGGTCAGCGCGGAGTGGTCGTGCTCACGGCCGAGGGCAGCACCGTGCGGGTGAGCTCCTGCGCGCTCGGCCAGTTCCCGAGCGAGCTCGGCGCCGTGCAGGGCGGCGCGCGGGTGACCGGCGGCGGCGCGCGCTCGCAGATCCGTGTGCTCGGTGCGGACGGGGCGCTCTTCGCCGCGCAGAACAGCGGCTGGCAGCGGGTCGACGGCGGGATCGAGGTGCTCGCGAAGCGCGGCTAG